Proteins encoded in a region of the Benincasa hispida cultivar B227 chromosome 2, ASM972705v1, whole genome shotgun sequence genome:
- the LOC120070881 gene encoding transcriptional corepressor LEUNIG-like isoform X8, whose translation MMKNGNLQLQQQYFLQKTQQSTTPTANRLVSNNSLNIQNSSVANKIAAKMYENYTLPIQRDTLANVLPKKRFLKHVSHPPASIFGAAAMNAQLLSQSQTPGNSSTSIDTQYRSQQLPGSKKLKGEMKSTMNSRVSTAEGIAGSNQGTSHLPFNGGPSTGLNPLSLGQLQQPKSFIQLLHTSNRSQLEHPFMFQAAQSLGVPSANAAFIRPVVPLSQNLNTGKDSQLCSIDVSDVDSMASVCHPALAHHPVLSQHSQNSNHIIQQQDKLADSGITNVDGYTSNNFQVNNQADMDGLMDDGALDDVESFLSPKESDERYNVGLLSDSTKGLTLKEIRVIPANTRKVECCCFSSDGKLFASGGSDKKATVWCTKSFKVRSTLDEHSQWITEVCFSPRTLKVATSSADRTVKVWDVDNHGQSLRTFTGHSTGVTSLDFHPSKDDLICSSDISSEIRYWSIKNGSCVGIFKGGATKLRFQPNNGRMLAAAVGNVVSIIDVETQVCIKLQGHKSQIHSVCWDPSGEYLASTSDDVAKVWKFGSGSKGDCIRELNCNGNTFHTCVFHPTNTSVLIIGSHESLELWDMTKNKTRTLHAHEKLVSALAASNVTGLVASASHDNCVKLWQ comes from the exons ATGATGAAGAATGGAAATTTGCAGCTACAGCAACAATATTTTTTACAGAAGACTCAGCAGAGTACTACTCCAACTGCTAACAGGTTGGTTTCGAACAATTCACTCAATATACAGAATTCTTCAGTTGCAAATAAAATAGCTGCAAAAATGTATGAGAATTATACACTCCCTATTCAAAGAGATACACTGGCCAATGTTCTCCCAAAG AAAAGATTCCTCAAGCATGTAAGCCACCCTCCAGCCTCAATATTTGGAGCAGCTGCCATGAATGCTCAGCTTCTAAG CCAGAGCCAAACACCTGGGAACAGTTCAACAAGCATTGATACTCAATATCGGAGTCAACAGCTTCCAGGGTCCAAA AAATTGAAAGGTGAGATGAAGTCAACTATGAACTCCAGAGTTAGCACGGCGGAAGGAATTGCTG GATCAAACCAGGGTACTAGTCATTTGCCTTTTAATGGAGGACCTTCAACT GGATTGAATCCTCTAAGCTTGGGGCAACTGCAGCAACCCAAGTCATTCATCCAATTACTTCATACTTCCAATAGATCTCAGCTGGAGCATCCATTTATGTTTCAGGCAGCTCAAAGCTTGGGAGTACCTTCTGCCAATGCGGCATTTATAAGACCGGTAGTGCCTTTAAGTCAAAATCTGAATACAGGGAAGGATAGCCAATTATGTTCTATTGATGTGTCTGATGTTGATTCAATGGCATCAGTTTGTCATCCTGCTTTGGCACAT CATCCAGTTTTGAGTCAACATTCTCAGAATTCAAATCACATAATTCAGCAGCAAGATAAATTGGCCGATTCAGGGATCACAAATGTTGATGGCTATACGTCCAATAACTTTCAGGTTAATAATCAG GCTGATATGGACGGTCTCATGGATGATGGAGCATTAGATGATGTGGAGTCTTTCCTATCTCCTAAGGAATCAGACGAGAGATATAATGTAGGTCTGTTATCTGACTCTACCAAAG GCCTCACACTGAAGGAAATTCGTGTAATTCCTGCAAATACAAGAAAAGTTGAATGCTGCTGCTTCTCATCTGATGGAAAACTATTTGCTAGTGGTGGGAGTGACAAAAAG GCTACAGTGTGGTGCACAAAGTCCTTTAAGGTGAGGTCTACACTTGATGAACATTCACAATGGATAACTGAAGTTTGCTTTAGTCCAAGGACATTAAAGGTCGCAACATCTTCAGCTGACAGGACTGTCAAGGTTTGGGATGTTGATAAT CATGGCCAATCACTTCGGACTTTTACTGGACATTCTACTGGAGTCACATCATTGGACTTTCATCCTAGTAAAGATGATCTCATTTGCTCTTCTGATATTAGTAGCGAGATTAGGTACTGGAGCATTAAGAACGGCAGTTGTGTTGGCATTTTCAAG GGTGGTGCAACAAAGTTGAGGTTTCAACCGAACAATGGAAGAATGCTTGCTGCAGCAGTGGGAAATGTTGTTTCCATAATTGACGTAGAAACCCAAGTTTGCATTAAATTACAG GGTCACAAAAGTCAAATTCATTCTGTATGCTGGGATCCATCTGGTGAATATCTGGCATCAACCAGTGACGACGTAGCTAAAGTATGGAAATTTGGTTCTGGCAGCAAAGGAGACTGCATTCGTGAGTTGAACTGTAATGGAAACACATTTCATACCTGTGTTTTTCATCCCACCAATACTTCTGTTTTGATCATTGGATCTCATGAG TCACTGGAGCTTTGGGACATGACGAAAAACAAGACAAGGACACTGCATGCTCATGAGAAGTTGGTATCAGCCTTGGCTGCATCAAATGTTACTGGTTTAGTTGCTTCGGCAAGTCACGACAATTGTGTCAAGCTCTGGCAGTAA
- the LOC120070881 gene encoding transcriptional corepressor LEUNIG_HOMOLOG-like isoform X3 → MSQAMLDDVHKMLDAYIYDYLLKRKLYASARSFLAEGKVFMNPVAFDEPRGFLLEWWSVFWDLFIARINPDHSEAAASYIKSQMMKNGNLQLQQQYFLQKTQQSTTPTANRLVSNNSLNIQNSSVANKIAAKMYENYTLPIQRDTLANVLPKKRFLKHVSHPPASIFGAAAMNAQLLSQSQTPGNSSTSIDTQYRSQQLPGSKKLKGEMKSTMNSRVSTAEGIAGSNQGTSHLPFNGGPSTGLNPLSLGQLQQPKSFIQLLHTSNRSQLEHPFMFQAAQSLGVPSANAAFIRPVVPLSQNLNTGKDSQLCSIDVSDVDSMASVCHPALAHHPVLSQHSQNSNHIIQQQDKLADSGITNVDGYTSNNFQADMDGLMDDGALDDVESFLSPKESDERYNVGLLSDSTKGLTLKEIRVIPANTRKVECCCFSSDGKLFASGGSDKKATVWCTKSFKVRSTLDEHSQWITEVCFSPRTLKVATSSADRTVKVWDVDNHGQSLRTFTGHSTGVTSLDFHPSKDDLICSSDISSEIRYWSIKNGSCVGIFKGGATKLRFQPNNGRMLAAAVGNVVSIIDVETQVCIKLQGHKSQIHSVCWDPSGEYLASTSDDVAKVWKFGSGSKGDCIRELNCNGNTFHTCVFHPTNTSVLIIGSHESLELWDMTKNKTRTLHAHEKLVSALAASNVTGLVASASHDNCVKLWQ, encoded by the exons ATGTCCCAAGCTATGTTAGACGATGTTCATAAAAT GCTGGATGCTTATATCTATGATTACCTCTTGAAGAGAAAACTATATGCTTCTGCAAGGTCTTTTCTGGCTGAAGGAAAAGTTTTTATGAATCCAGTGG CTTTTGATGAGCCGCGTGGTTTCCTTTTGGAATGGTGGTCTGTGTTCTGGGATTTATTTATTGCCCGCATAAATCCGGATCACTCAGAAGCTGCGGCATCTTACATCAAG TCTCAGATGATGAAGAATGGAAATTTGCAGCTACAGCAACAATATTTTTTACAGAAGACTCAGCAGAGTACTACTCCAACTGCTAACAGGTTGGTTTCGAACAATTCACTCAATATACAGAATTCTTCAGTTGCAAATAAAATAGCTGCAAAAATGTATGAGAATTATACACTCCCTATTCAAAGAGATACACTGGCCAATGTTCTCCCAAAG AAAAGATTCCTCAAGCATGTAAGCCACCCTCCAGCCTCAATATTTGGAGCAGCTGCCATGAATGCTCAGCTTCTAAG CCAGAGCCAAACACCTGGGAACAGTTCAACAAGCATTGATACTCAATATCGGAGTCAACAGCTTCCAGGGTCCAAA AAATTGAAAGGTGAGATGAAGTCAACTATGAACTCCAGAGTTAGCACGGCGGAAGGAATTGCTG GATCAAACCAGGGTACTAGTCATTTGCCTTTTAATGGAGGACCTTCAACT GGATTGAATCCTCTAAGCTTGGGGCAACTGCAGCAACCCAAGTCATTCATCCAATTACTTCATACTTCCAATAGATCTCAGCTGGAGCATCCATTTATGTTTCAGGCAGCTCAAAGCTTGGGAGTACCTTCTGCCAATGCGGCATTTATAAGACCGGTAGTGCCTTTAAGTCAAAATCTGAATACAGGGAAGGATAGCCAATTATGTTCTATTGATGTGTCTGATGTTGATTCAATGGCATCAGTTTGTCATCCTGCTTTGGCACAT CATCCAGTTTTGAGTCAACATTCTCAGAATTCAAATCACATAATTCAGCAGCAAGATAAATTGGCCGATTCAGGGATCACAAATGTTGATGGCTATACGTCCAATAACTTTCAG GCTGATATGGACGGTCTCATGGATGATGGAGCATTAGATGATGTGGAGTCTTTCCTATCTCCTAAGGAATCAGACGAGAGATATAATGTAGGTCTGTTATCTGACTCTACCAAAG GCCTCACACTGAAGGAAATTCGTGTAATTCCTGCAAATACAAGAAAAGTTGAATGCTGCTGCTTCTCATCTGATGGAAAACTATTTGCTAGTGGTGGGAGTGACAAAAAG GCTACAGTGTGGTGCACAAAGTCCTTTAAGGTGAGGTCTACACTTGATGAACATTCACAATGGATAACTGAAGTTTGCTTTAGTCCAAGGACATTAAAGGTCGCAACATCTTCAGCTGACAGGACTGTCAAGGTTTGGGATGTTGATAAT CATGGCCAATCACTTCGGACTTTTACTGGACATTCTACTGGAGTCACATCATTGGACTTTCATCCTAGTAAAGATGATCTCATTTGCTCTTCTGATATTAGTAGCGAGATTAGGTACTGGAGCATTAAGAACGGCAGTTGTGTTGGCATTTTCAAG GGTGGTGCAACAAAGTTGAGGTTTCAACCGAACAATGGAAGAATGCTTGCTGCAGCAGTGGGAAATGTTGTTTCCATAATTGACGTAGAAACCCAAGTTTGCATTAAATTACAG GGTCACAAAAGTCAAATTCATTCTGTATGCTGGGATCCATCTGGTGAATATCTGGCATCAACCAGTGACGACGTAGCTAAAGTATGGAAATTTGGTTCTGGCAGCAAAGGAGACTGCATTCGTGAGTTGAACTGTAATGGAAACACATTTCATACCTGTGTTTTTCATCCCACCAATACTTCTGTTTTGATCATTGGATCTCATGAG TCACTGGAGCTTTGGGACATGACGAAAAACAAGACAAGGACACTGCATGCTCATGAGAAGTTGGTATCAGCCTTGGCTGCATCAAATGTTACTGGTTTAGTTGCTTCGGCAAGTCACGACAATTGTGTCAAGCTCTGGCAGTAA
- the LOC120070881 gene encoding transcriptional corepressor LEUNIG_HOMOLOG-like isoform X1: protein MSQAMLDDVHKMLDAYIYDYLLKRKLYASARSFLAEGKVFMNPVAFDEPRGFLLEWWSVFWDLFIARINPDHSEAAASYIKSQMMKNGNLQLQQQYFLQKTQQSTTPTANRLVSNNSLNIQNSSVANKIAAKMYENYTLPIQRDTLANVLPKKRFLKHVSHPPASIFGAAAMNAQLLSQSQTPGNSSTSIDTQYRSQQLPGSKKLKGEMKSTMNSRVSTAEGIAGSNQGTSHLPFNGGPSTGLNPLSLGQLQQPKSFIQLLHTSNRSQLEHPFMFQAAQSLGVPSANAAFIRPVVPLSQNLNTGKDSQLCSIDVSDVDSMASVCHPALAHHPVLSQHSQNSNHIIQQQDKLADSGITNVDGYTSNNFQVNNQADMDGLMDDGALDDVESFLSPKESDERYNVGLLSDSTKGLTLKEIRVIPANTRKVECCCFSSDGKLFASGGSDKKATVWCTKSFKVRSTLDEHSQWITEVCFSPRTLKVATSSADRTVKVWDVDNHGQSLRTFTGHSTGVTSLDFHPSKDDLICSSDISSEIRYWSIKNGSCVGIFKGGATKLRFQPNNGRMLAAAVGNVVSIIDVETQVCIKLQGHKSQIHSVCWDPSGEYLASTSDDVAKVWKFGSGSKGDCIRELNCNGNTFHTCVFHPTNTSVLIIGSHESLELWDMTKNKTRTLHAHEKLVSALAASNVTGLVASASHDNCVKLWQ, encoded by the exons ATGTCCCAAGCTATGTTAGACGATGTTCATAAAAT GCTGGATGCTTATATCTATGATTACCTCTTGAAGAGAAAACTATATGCTTCTGCAAGGTCTTTTCTGGCTGAAGGAAAAGTTTTTATGAATCCAGTGG CTTTTGATGAGCCGCGTGGTTTCCTTTTGGAATGGTGGTCTGTGTTCTGGGATTTATTTATTGCCCGCATAAATCCGGATCACTCAGAAGCTGCGGCATCTTACATCAAG TCTCAGATGATGAAGAATGGAAATTTGCAGCTACAGCAACAATATTTTTTACAGAAGACTCAGCAGAGTACTACTCCAACTGCTAACAGGTTGGTTTCGAACAATTCACTCAATATACAGAATTCTTCAGTTGCAAATAAAATAGCTGCAAAAATGTATGAGAATTATACACTCCCTATTCAAAGAGATACACTGGCCAATGTTCTCCCAAAG AAAAGATTCCTCAAGCATGTAAGCCACCCTCCAGCCTCAATATTTGGAGCAGCTGCCATGAATGCTCAGCTTCTAAG CCAGAGCCAAACACCTGGGAACAGTTCAACAAGCATTGATACTCAATATCGGAGTCAACAGCTTCCAGGGTCCAAA AAATTGAAAGGTGAGATGAAGTCAACTATGAACTCCAGAGTTAGCACGGCGGAAGGAATTGCTG GATCAAACCAGGGTACTAGTCATTTGCCTTTTAATGGAGGACCTTCAACT GGATTGAATCCTCTAAGCTTGGGGCAACTGCAGCAACCCAAGTCATTCATCCAATTACTTCATACTTCCAATAGATCTCAGCTGGAGCATCCATTTATGTTTCAGGCAGCTCAAAGCTTGGGAGTACCTTCTGCCAATGCGGCATTTATAAGACCGGTAGTGCCTTTAAGTCAAAATCTGAATACAGGGAAGGATAGCCAATTATGTTCTATTGATGTGTCTGATGTTGATTCAATGGCATCAGTTTGTCATCCTGCTTTGGCACAT CATCCAGTTTTGAGTCAACATTCTCAGAATTCAAATCACATAATTCAGCAGCAAGATAAATTGGCCGATTCAGGGATCACAAATGTTGATGGCTATACGTCCAATAACTTTCAGGTTAATAATCAG GCTGATATGGACGGTCTCATGGATGATGGAGCATTAGATGATGTGGAGTCTTTCCTATCTCCTAAGGAATCAGACGAGAGATATAATGTAGGTCTGTTATCTGACTCTACCAAAG GCCTCACACTGAAGGAAATTCGTGTAATTCCTGCAAATACAAGAAAAGTTGAATGCTGCTGCTTCTCATCTGATGGAAAACTATTTGCTAGTGGTGGGAGTGACAAAAAG GCTACAGTGTGGTGCACAAAGTCCTTTAAGGTGAGGTCTACACTTGATGAACATTCACAATGGATAACTGAAGTTTGCTTTAGTCCAAGGACATTAAAGGTCGCAACATCTTCAGCTGACAGGACTGTCAAGGTTTGGGATGTTGATAAT CATGGCCAATCACTTCGGACTTTTACTGGACATTCTACTGGAGTCACATCATTGGACTTTCATCCTAGTAAAGATGATCTCATTTGCTCTTCTGATATTAGTAGCGAGATTAGGTACTGGAGCATTAAGAACGGCAGTTGTGTTGGCATTTTCAAG GGTGGTGCAACAAAGTTGAGGTTTCAACCGAACAATGGAAGAATGCTTGCTGCAGCAGTGGGAAATGTTGTTTCCATAATTGACGTAGAAACCCAAGTTTGCATTAAATTACAG GGTCACAAAAGTCAAATTCATTCTGTATGCTGGGATCCATCTGGTGAATATCTGGCATCAACCAGTGACGACGTAGCTAAAGTATGGAAATTTGGTTCTGGCAGCAAAGGAGACTGCATTCGTGAGTTGAACTGTAATGGAAACACATTTCATACCTGTGTTTTTCATCCCACCAATACTTCTGTTTTGATCATTGGATCTCATGAG TCACTGGAGCTTTGGGACATGACGAAAAACAAGACAAGGACACTGCATGCTCATGAGAAGTTGGTATCAGCCTTGGCTGCATCAAATGTTACTGGTTTAGTTGCTTCGGCAAGTCACGACAATTGTGTCAAGCTCTGGCAGTAA